From Larus michahellis chromosome 5, bLarMic1.1, whole genome shotgun sequence, the proteins below share one genomic window:
- the RPIA gene encoding ribose-5-phosphate isomerase encodes MRLLGRPGPFRSTPLAARPPGRVRAGPAAGRRAFARGRLGGTMAEEAKRLAACAAVDKHVQNNQVLGIGSGSTIVHAVHRLAERVKEENLTIVCIPTSFQARQLILQNGLTLSDLDRHPELDVAIDGADEVDSHLNLIKGGGGCLTQEKIVAGYAKCFIVIADYRKKSESLGEQWKKGIPIEVIPMAYVPVTRALTKNFGGAAELRMAVSKAGPVVTDNGNFILDWKFDKVHEWSEVNTAIKMIPGVVETGLFIDMAEVVYFGMEDGSVSVREKQPR; translated from the exons ATGCGGCTCCTCGGCCGGCCCGGCCCGTTCCGCAGCACGCCCCTGGCTGCCCGGCCGCCGGGGAGGGTcagagcggggccggcggcggggaggcgcgCCTTCGCCCGCGGGCGGCTCGGCGGCACCATGGCAGAGGAGGCCAAGAGGCTGGCCGCCTGCGCGGCGGTGGACAAGCACGTCCAG AACAATCAAGTTCTTGGGATTGGAAGCGGTTCTACAATTGTCCATGCGGTGCATCGATTAG CTGAGCGGGTTAAAGAGGAGAACCTAACAATTGTCTGCATCCCCACATCTTTTCAG GCCCGTCAGCTGATCCTGCAGAACGGCTTAACACTAAGTGACTTGGACCGACATCCAGAG CTTGACGTTGCCATCGATGGAGCGGATGAAGTGGACTCTCATCTCAACCTTATCAAAGGTGGCGG tGGTTGCTTGACGCAGGAAAAGATAGTTGCAGGATATGCAAAATGCTTCATCGTTATTGCTGATTACAG GAAAAAATCGGAGAGCCTCGGTGAGCAGTGGAAGAAGGGAATTCCTATTGAAGTCATCCCCATGGCTTACGTCCCTGTCACCAGAGCCCTGACCAAAAACTTCggaggtgctgcagagctgcGGATGGCTGTTAGCAAAGCG GGCCCCGTGGTGACAGACAACGGGAACTTCATCCTGGACTGGAAATTTGACAAGGTTCATGAATGGAGTGAAGTGAACACAGCTATAAAAATGATACCAG GTGTGGTGGAGACAGGGCTCTTCATCGACATGGCAGAGGTGGTGTATTTTGGCATGGAGGACGGCTCGGTCAGCGTGCGGGAGAAGCAGCCTCGCTGA